The Rosa chinensis cultivar Old Blush chromosome 7, RchiOBHm-V2, whole genome shotgun sequence DNA segment ATGAAATACtgaaaagaacagaaaaaaaagtaaaaaaaacagATTCTAAGACGCTGAAAGGTCCTCCTCCTACTCAATCAATATATTACGAAAATTATCATCAGCAATGCAACAAACTAACTAATTACAGCACAAAGCAACCATATGCTTCAGGATCAGGAAAAGTGGATGGGTTGGTACAGAATTTGAAGATACGAGTAGGCATGAATTGGAGGGTCAAACAATTCTTCTCGTCCTTGGTGATATCAACTTCAAATTGAAATGGCATGGCAACACCCCGTGTCCTATGAGTCCCAGCCTCGTTAATATCAGGTCCTTGTTTATAAGGCATAACCAATTCGGGGGCAATAATGCAGGCTTTCTGACCTCCTATATGAACAAAATAACATCTTTTTGCAAATTCATATTCCTGAGGCAACCTTGGCAGCTTAAAATCACCAATCGGTGTGATAGAttcttgattttcttccaaGGACATAAGATAAACTCGTAGATACCAACGACCCATAGTATAGGCAAACATTATCTTCTTCTTGTCATCAGCCGGCAGGTCCAGGACCAAAGCTTTGTTTCCAAAAGGAAAAGGGCCGCGTTGGCACATAGAAGAGACTAATCTCCATTCTCTGTCTGGGTCAGACACATCGAAACAGAACACAGGACATCTCTCCTGAGACACAAACATCTTGGTGCCAGTAACTGCATAAGAGAGGTTGCCACCGCGGTTATACTGACCATGACGTTTGAAGAATGGAGGCTCTGGCAGGGGCGCCCAACTCCCCAATTTCGGGTCGAATACCTCAAATGCGGGAGGATCAGCCACAAGCCTATATGAAAGTGCATACAGTTTGCCCCCCAGCTCCTCCATCCGTGGACGAAACTTGGCTTCAACTAATGTGCCATCCATCTTGGTAATTCTACTATTATCACGAGGCTGCTTGTTGGGGTCAGTTTCAAAGGCATAAACATTTCTATGCCAAACTATGTCGGGACGATCGAATGAAGGCATACGGCCGCAGGGTTTCATGCCGGCGGCGAAAACAATCCGGGAGCCCCACACACCGCAACCCACAGAACCGGGGAGTTCATCCCCGGCTTTATAACCCACTTGCCGTAATTTCAAATCATcatcggaggaggaggaggataaCAAATCGGACAACTTGATGGCGCGGACAACATAAGCGACCCACTTTCCAGGGTGGTGTTCAATGTGACATATGTACAGAGACTTCTTAGCCTCCTCCTCGTTCAACTTCAGCTTCTcacttctcttcttcttcttagacCTCCTGTACTTATCGGCCTTATGATGCGGTGGTTCACGGCAGCGTCGAAGCCGATGACGCCCTTCTTCTTCGCCATCGCTGGCTCTGTTGGCTAGGTTGAGAGTGGATTTGAGCGACATGgaaatgtttggtttttttAGTTTTGCTTTCGGCTTCGGGCCTTTGTTTGTATATTTATACATCAAAGCCTTTACTCCTGATCTTAGAGGGAA contains these protein-coding regions:
- the LOC112178147 gene encoding uncharacterized protein LOC112178147; translation: MYKYTNKGPKPKAKLKKPNISMSLKSTLNLANRASDGEEEGRHRLRRCREPPHHKADKYRRSKKKKRSEKLKLNEEEAKKSLYICHIEHHPGKWVAYVVRAIKLSDLLSSSSSDDDLKLRQVGYKAGDELPGSVGCGVWGSRIVFAAGMKPCGRMPSFDRPDIVWHRNVYAFETDPNKQPRDNSRITKMDGTLVEAKFRPRMEELGGKLYALSYRLVADPPAFEVFDPKLGSWAPLPEPPFFKRHGQYNRGGNLSYAVTGTKMFVSQERCPVFCFDVSDPDREWRLVSSMCQRGPFPFGNKALVLDLPADDKKKIMFAYTMGRWYLRVYLMSLEENQESITPIGDFKLPRLPQEYEFAKRCYFVHIGGQKACIIAPELVMPYKQGPDINEAGTHRTRGVAMPFQFEVDITKDEKNCLTLQFMPTRIFKFCTNPSTFPDPEAYGCFVL